A stretch of Bacillus pseudomycoides DNA encodes these proteins:
- a CDS encoding helix-turn-helix domain-containing protein, giving the protein MENIDIGKKIEKQRKAKGLSSKELAKMAEITPSMLSQIERGSANPSIQTLKVLAKALDVPTFSFLLEETNTDDLIVRSNKRKKMIIDNLSYELLSPDFTGNLATTIMTVPPNTFSSENLLEHKGEELAFVLEGKITVHLDEEEYVLETGDSVKIPAYLKHKWINNFNQNAVVLFSVTPPIF; this is encoded by the coding sequence ATGGAAAATATAGATATCGGTAAAAAGATTGAAAAACAAAGAAAAGCTAAAGGGTTAAGTAGTAAAGAACTAGCAAAAATGGCTGAAATTACGCCGTCTATGTTAAGTCAAATTGAACGTGGTTCCGCTAACCCTTCCATCCAAACATTAAAGGTATTGGCTAAAGCTCTTGATGTTCCAACATTTAGTTTTTTACTTGAAGAAACAAATACAGACGATTTAATCGTACGTTCCAATAAACGAAAAAAAATGATTATTGATAATTTATCCTATGAATTGTTATCACCTGATTTCACAGGAAATTTAGCAACAACAATTATGACTGTGCCTCCGAACACTTTTTCCTCGGAAAATCTTCTAGAGCATAAAGGAGAAGAATTAGCATTTGTTTTAGAAGGAAAGATTACGGTGCATTTAGATGAAGAAGAGTATGTATTAGAAACGGGTGATAGTGTAAAAATACCAGCATATTTAAAACATAAATGGATAAATAATTTTAATCAAAATGCAGTTGTCTTATTTTCAGTTACCCCACCTATTTTCTAA